In one Mesorhizobium australicum genomic region, the following are encoded:
- a CDS encoding TCR/Tet family MFS transporter — MQQLATTSRSAIGFILVVAILDIVAMGIVIPVLPPLIEEFAGSTADAGWINGVFVALWALMQFVASPVIGSLSDRYGRRPVILLSAAGLAADYVLMALAPDLWWLAVGRIVAGITSSSFTTVYAYMADVTPPEGRAKAYGLIGAAFGGGFVLGPLIGGVLGEISPRAPFWFAAALSSVVFVYGLFVMPESLAPEKRMAFSWRRANPFGALMLLKSHRELSGLATVNFLLHFSHHVFSAVWVLYAGHQFSLTTAQVGMLLAGAGGLDMVVQGLFVGPVTKRLGERATMIVGLLGGAAGLASMGLAPDALWFALALLPNALWGLAMPTLQSLMTRLVSESEQGQLQGANMSVASIAGVASPLFFGWVYSVTVAAGAEAPYPGASFVIAAAILALGACLGWAVARRAMRAV, encoded by the coding sequence ATGCAGCAGCTCGCCACAACCTCCCGATCCGCGATCGGCTTCATCCTCGTCGTCGCGATCCTCGACATCGTGGCGATGGGCATCGTCATTCCCGTCCTGCCGCCGCTGATCGAGGAATTCGCCGGCTCGACGGCCGATGCCGGCTGGATCAACGGCGTGTTCGTGGCGCTGTGGGCGTTGATGCAGTTCGTCGCCTCGCCGGTGATCGGCTCGCTGTCGGACCGCTATGGCCGCCGGCCGGTCATCCTGCTCTCCGCGGCGGGCCTGGCAGCGGACTATGTGCTGATGGCGCTGGCGCCGGACCTGTGGTGGCTGGCGGTCGGGCGCATCGTCGCCGGCATCACCTCGTCGTCGTTCACCACGGTCTACGCCTACATGGCCGACGTGACGCCGCCCGAGGGCAGGGCGAAGGCCTACGGGCTGATCGGTGCGGCCTTCGGCGGCGGCTTCGTGCTCGGGCCGCTGATCGGCGGCGTGCTGGGCGAGATCTCGCCGCGCGCTCCCTTCTGGTTCGCGGCGGCGTTGAGCAGTGTCGTCTTCGTCTACGGTCTGTTCGTGATGCCGGAATCGCTGGCGCCGGAGAAGCGGATGGCGTTCTCGTGGCGGCGCGCCAACCCTTTCGGGGCGCTGATGCTCTTGAAGTCGCACCGCGAACTGTCCGGACTGGCGACGGTGAACTTCCTGCTGCACTTCTCGCACCACGTCTTCTCGGCGGTCTGGGTGCTTTATGCCGGCCATCAGTTCTCTCTGACCACGGCGCAAGTCGGCATGCTGCTCGCAGGCGCGGGCGGGCTGGACATGGTCGTGCAGGGCCTGTTCGTCGGGCCGGTGACGAAGCGGCTCGGCGAGCGCGCGACGATGATTGTCGGCCTGCTCGGCGGCGCCGCCGGGCTGGCGTCAATGGGGCTCGCGCCGGACGCGCTCTGGTTCGCGCTGGCGCTGCTGCCCAACGCGCTGTGGGGCCTCGCCATGCCGACGCTGCAATCGCTGATGACAAGGCTGGTCTCGGAAAGCGAGCAGGGGCAGTTGCAGGGCGCCAACATGAGCGTCGCCTCGATCGCCGGCGTCGCCTCGCCGCTCTTCTTCGGCTGGGTCTATTCGGTGACGGTCGCCGCCGGTGCGGAGGCGCCCTATCCCGGCGCATCCTTCGTGATCGCCGCCGCGATTCTGGCCCTAGGGGCTTGCCTCGGCTGGGCTGTTGCCCGTCGCGCGATGCGGGCGGTATAG
- a CDS encoding MFS transporter, with product MTDIAAPAPRLNASTTVFGVLFAVSGCHLLNDMMQSLLSALYPMLKADYGLAFWQVGLLTFAFQVTASLLQPVVGLYTDKRPMPYSLPFGSASTMLGLLLLATSSTYPLLVLGAAFIGIGSAIFHPESSRIARLASGGRYGLAQSLFQVGGNFGTAIGPLLAAFIVVPRGQGSVAWFTVAALLSMVILYQVGGWYSRYRANAAKRPAVADPARLPRRTVITALVVLALLTFTKNIYLVSLSSYYTFFVIDKFGVTVQGAQVMLFIFLGAVALGTILGGPIGDRFGARTVIWFSILGALPFTLAMPYVDLFWTQILSAVIGLIMASAFPAIVVFAQELVPGRVGLIAGVFFGFAFGMAGIAAAVLGVVADAWGIRFVYDICSYLPLLGLLTIFLPNLRSLRGTAG from the coding sequence TTGACCGACATTGCCGCACCCGCGCCACGCCTCAACGCCAGCACGACCGTCTTCGGCGTGCTGTTCGCGGTGAGCGGCTGCCATCTGCTCAACGACATGATGCAGTCGCTCCTGTCGGCGCTTTATCCGATGCTGAAGGCGGACTACGGCCTCGCCTTCTGGCAGGTGGGGCTGCTGACCTTTGCCTTCCAGGTGACGGCCTCGCTGCTGCAGCCGGTGGTGGGACTCTACACCGACAAGCGGCCGATGCCCTATTCGCTGCCGTTCGGCAGCGCCTCGACGATGCTGGGCCTGCTGCTTCTGGCGACCTCTTCGACCTATCCGCTGCTGGTGCTGGGCGCTGCCTTCATCGGCATCGGCTCGGCGATCTTCCATCCCGAATCCTCGCGCATCGCCCGCCTCGCCTCCGGCGGCCGCTACGGGCTGGCGCAGTCGCTGTTCCAGGTGGGCGGCAATTTCGGCACCGCCATCGGTCCGCTGCTCGCGGCCTTCATCGTCGTGCCGCGCGGCCAGGGCAGCGTCGCCTGGTTCACGGTGGCTGCGCTGCTGTCGATGGTCATCCTCTACCAGGTCGGCGGCTGGTACAGCCGCTACCGCGCGAACGCCGCCAAGCGGCCGGCGGTGGCGGACCCGGCGCGCCTGCCGCGCAGGACGGTGATCACCGCGCTGGTGGTGCTGGCGCTGCTGACCTTCACCAAGAACATCTACCTGGTGAGCCTGTCGAGCTATTACACCTTCTTCGTGATCGACAAGTTCGGCGTGACCGTGCAGGGCGCGCAGGTGATGCTGTTCATCTTCCTCGGCGCGGTGGCGCTGGGCACCATCCTCGGCGGGCCGATCGGCGACCGGTTCGGCGCCCGCACGGTGATCTGGTTCTCGATCCTCGGCGCGCTGCCCTTCACGCTCGCCATGCCCTATGTCGACCTGTTCTGGACGCAGATCCTCTCGGCAGTCATCGGCCTGATCATGGCGTCAGCCTTCCCGGCGATCGTGGTGTTCGCGCAGGAGCTGGTGCCGGGCCGCGTCGGCCTGATCGCGGGCGTGTTCTTCGGCTTCGCCTTCGGCATGGCCGGCATCGCCGCAGCGGTGCTCGGCGTGGTGGCTGACGCCTGGGGAATACGCTTCGTCTACGACATCTGCTCCTACCTGCCGCTGCTCGGCCTGCTGACGATTTTCCTGCCGAACCTGCGCAGCCTGCGCGGGACGGCGGGCTAA
- a CDS encoding [protein-PII] uridylyltransferase encodes MAKIPLKLERIVDGEALRRELTALTADTGGDGSNPAVRQKAVELFKRTILEGRKVAEEMLLQDGSGNACAERLSHLMDEVIRALYDFATVHVYRSKNRSAAERMAVIAVGGYGRGTLAPGSDIDLLFVLPYKQTPWGEQVAEYMLYVLWDLGLKVGHATRNIDECIRLSRGDITIRTSILEARFLWGDEKLFDDLVARFDEEVVKDTGPEYVQAKLAERDERHRKAGESRYVVEPNVKDGKGGLRDLHTLFWIGKYFYRVRTGEELVEQGVFTSAEYRQFLKAEDFLWAVRCHMHFATGKAEERLHFDIQREIAERLGYTTHPGLSAVERFMKDYFLVAKDVGDLTRIFCAALEEEQAKHVPGFNRLFLNFSRRKKKLPGTSDFLVDNNRITIAADDVFTKDPVNLVRLFWLADKHGLEYHPDALKLVTRSLGLIDRNLRRDAEGNRLFMDILTSDRNPELNMRRMNEAGVLGRLIPDFGKIVAMMQFNMYHHYTVDEHLIRCIGVLSELEHGDGEKLHPLSHKLMPGLKAQREMLYTAVLLHDIAKGRPEDHSEAGAKIARRICPHMGFNPAETDTIAWLVENHLVMSLTAQTRDLNDRKTIEDFAAVVQSVERLKMLLILTVCDIRGVGPGVWNGWKGQLLRTLYYETELLLTGGFSEVARETRAAAARARLLEALSGWSERDAKRLVKLHYDNYLLTVDLADQLRHAEFIRQADQSKKSLATMVKTLEFEGVTEITVLAPDHPRLLSVIAGACAAAGGNIVDAQIFTTTDGRALDTILISREFDMDEDERRRGERVGRLIEDVLSGRTWLPEMIEKRTKPKRGSKAFTIEPFAEVRNTLSNRFSVVEVEGLDRPGLLSEITGAISDLSLDIASAHITTFGEKVIDTFYVTDLTGQKIENPTRQAAIRDRLIATLENGEARPQRAKAAEAVAAK; translated from the coding sequence ATGGCGAAGATTCCCCTGAAGCTGGAACGTATTGTCGACGGCGAGGCGCTGCGCCGCGAGCTCACCGCGCTGACCGCCGACACCGGCGGCGACGGGTCGAACCCGGCAGTGCGGCAGAAGGCGGTGGAGCTGTTCAAGCGCACCATCCTCGAAGGCCGCAAGGTGGCGGAGGAGATGCTGCTGCAGGACGGCAGCGGGAATGCCTGTGCCGAACGCCTGTCGCATCTGATGGACGAGGTGATCCGGGCGCTCTACGACTTTGCCACCGTCCACGTCTACCGCTCCAAGAACCGCTCGGCCGCCGAGCGAATGGCGGTGATCGCCGTCGGCGGCTACGGCCGCGGCACGCTGGCGCCGGGCTCCGACATCGACCTCCTGTTCGTGCTGCCCTACAAGCAGACGCCGTGGGGCGAGCAGGTCGCCGAATATATGCTCTACGTGCTGTGGGATCTCGGCCTGAAGGTCGGCCACGCCACCCGCAACATCGACGAATGCATCCGCCTGTCGCGCGGCGACATCACCATCCGCACCTCTATCCTCGAAGCCCGCTTCCTGTGGGGCGACGAGAAGCTGTTCGACGACCTCGTCGCGCGCTTCGACGAGGAGGTGGTGAAGGATACCGGGCCGGAATACGTCCAGGCGAAGCTTGCCGAGCGCGACGAGCGCCACCGCAAGGCGGGCGAGAGCCGCTACGTGGTCGAGCCGAACGTCAAGGACGGCAAGGGCGGCCTGCGCGACCTGCATACGCTGTTCTGGATCGGCAAGTATTTCTACCGCGTCCGCACCGGCGAGGAACTGGTAGAGCAGGGCGTCTTCACCTCCGCCGAATACAGGCAGTTCCTCAAGGCCGAGGACTTCCTCTGGGCGGTGCGCTGCCACATGCACTTCGCCACCGGCAAGGCGGAGGAGCGGCTGCATTTCGACATCCAGCGCGAGATTGCCGAGCGGCTGGGCTATACCACCCATCCCGGCCTGTCGGCGGTCGAGCGCTTCATGAAGGACTATTTCCTCGTGGCGAAGGATGTGGGCGACCTGACCCGCATCTTCTGCGCCGCGCTCGAGGAAGAACAGGCCAAGCATGTCCCAGGTTTCAACCGGCTGTTCCTGAACTTCTCGCGCCGCAAGAAGAAGCTGCCCGGCACCAGCGACTTCCTGGTCGACAACAACCGCATCACCATCGCGGCCGACGATGTGTTCACCAAGGACCCGGTGAATCTCGTCCGGCTGTTCTGGTTGGCCGACAAGCACGGGCTGGAATACCATCCGGACGCGCTGAAGCTGGTTACACGTTCGCTCGGCCTCATCGACCGCAACCTACGGCGCGACGCGGAGGGCAACCGCCTGTTCATGGATATCCTGACCTCGGACAGGAATCCGGAGCTGAACATGCGCCGGATGAACGAGGCGGGCGTGCTCGGCCGGCTGATCCCCGATTTCGGCAAGATCGTCGCAATGATGCAGTTCAACATGTATCATCACTACACGGTGGACGAGCACCTGATCCGCTGCATCGGCGTGCTGTCGGAACTGGAGCACGGCGACGGCGAGAAGCTGCACCCGCTGTCGCACAAGCTGATGCCCGGCCTGAAGGCGCAGCGCGAGATGCTCTACACGGCGGTGCTGCTGCACGACATCGCCAAGGGGAGGCCGGAGGACCATTCGGAGGCCGGCGCCAAGATCGCACGGCGGATTTGCCCACATATGGGCTTCAATCCCGCCGAAACGGACACGATCGCCTGGCTGGTGGAGAACCACCTGGTGATGTCGCTGACGGCGCAGACGCGCGACCTGAACGATCGCAAGACGATCGAGGATTTCGCCGCGGTCGTGCAGTCGGTCGAGCGGCTGAAGATGCTTCTGATCCTCACCGTCTGCGACATCCGCGGCGTGGGGCCAGGCGTATGGAACGGCTGGAAGGGCCAGCTCTTGCGCACGCTCTACTACGAGACGGAGCTGCTGCTGACGGGCGGCTTTTCGGAGGTGGCGCGCGAGACCCGCGCCGCCGCCGCGCGGGCGCGGTTGCTGGAGGCACTGTCCGGCTGGAGCGAACGCGACGCCAAACGCCTCGTGAAGCTGCACTACGACAACTACCTTCTGACCGTCGACCTTGCCGACCAGCTGCGCCACGCAGAGTTCATCCGCCAGGCCGACCAGTCAAAGAAGAGCCTCGCCACGATGGTGAAGACGCTCGAATTCGAGGGCGTGACGGAGATCACCGTGCTTGCGCCCGACCATCCGCGCCTGCTGTCGGTGATCGCCGGCGCCTGTGCGGCGGCGGGCGGCAACATCGTCGACGCGCAGATCTTCACCACCACGGACGGGCGAGCGCTGGACACGATCCTGATCAGCCGCGAGTTCGACATGGACGAGGACGAACGCCGCCGGGGCGAGCGCGTCGGCCGGCTGATCGAGGACGTTCTGTCCGGCCGTACCTGGCTGCCGGAGATGATCGAGAAGCGCACCAAGCCGAAGCGCGGCTCGAAGGCCTTCACGATCGAGCCGTTCGCCGAGGTCCGCAACACGCTGTCGAACCGCTTCTCGGTGGTCGAGGTCGAGGGGCTGGACAGGCCCGGCCTCTTGTCGGAGATCACCGGCGCGATCTCGGACCTGTCGCTCGACATTGCCTCGGCGCACATCACCACCTTCGGCGAGAAGGTGATCGACACATTCTACGTGACCGACCTGACCGGGCAGAAGATCGAGAACCCGACGCGGCAGGCCGCGATCCGCGACCGACTGATCGCGACGCTGGAAAATGGTGAGGCGCGGCCGCAGCGCGCGAAGGCGGCCGAAGCGGTGGCGGCGAAGTGA
- the murJ gene encoding murein biosynthesis integral membrane protein MurJ yields the protein MSLVKKFATVGSGTMASRILGFAREMLMAAAVGTGPVAEAFYAAFQFPNTFRRLFAEGAFNAAFVPLFAREIEANGVEGAKKFSEEVFGVLFTILTVLTIAMELAMPFVIRYAIAPGFADDPAKLDMTVTLAMIMFPYLVCMSLGAMMAGMLNSLHRYFAAAIAPVFLNVILVGILGMVWYRGAEGQVVGEALAWGVLAAGLVQLAIVWGAVRGAGIHVGLRRPRLTPNVKRLLWLALPAAITGGITQINTLIGTAIASGRDGAVPSLNLADRVYQLPLGVVGVAVGVVLLPELARALRAGHLKDAANLQNRSVEFTLFLTLPAAAALMVIAEPIVRVLYERGAFTPQDTAVVAEVLAIFGIGLPAFVLIKAFTPGFFAREDTRTPMIFAAISVALNIAVALTLFPSMGAPGIATASAISGWTNAGLLFGTLVWRGHWGSDRPLLLRLPRILLSAGVMAGFLWFAEDWLAAWLTHDALFVNQAAALGMLVLGAMAIYFALAFASGGADAGMLRRNVRRGERYPQPPIE from the coding sequence ATGAGCCTGGTCAAGAAGTTCGCGACGGTCGGATCGGGAACGATGGCGAGCCGCATCCTCGGCTTCGCCCGCGAGATGTTGATGGCGGCGGCGGTGGGCACCGGCCCGGTCGCGGAGGCGTTCTACGCCGCGTTCCAGTTTCCGAACACCTTCCGCCGGCTGTTCGCCGAAGGCGCGTTCAACGCCGCCTTCGTGCCGCTGTTCGCCCGCGAGATCGAGGCGAACGGGGTTGAAGGGGCGAAGAAGTTCTCCGAGGAAGTGTTCGGGGTCCTCTTCACCATTCTGACCGTGCTGACGATCGCCATGGAACTGGCGATGCCGTTCGTCATCCGCTACGCGATCGCCCCCGGATTCGCCGACGATCCCGCCAAGCTGGACATGACGGTGACGCTGGCGATGATCATGTTCCCCTATCTGGTGTGCATGTCGCTCGGCGCGATGATGGCGGGCATGCTGAACTCGCTGCACCGCTACTTTGCCGCGGCAATCGCGCCCGTGTTCCTGAACGTGATCCTGGTCGGCATCCTCGGCATGGTCTGGTATCGCGGCGCCGAGGGCCAGGTGGTCGGCGAGGCGCTCGCCTGGGGTGTGCTGGCGGCGGGGCTGGTGCAACTCGCCATCGTCTGGGGCGCGGTCCGCGGCGCCGGCATCCATGTCGGCCTGCGCCGGCCGCGGCTGACGCCGAACGTCAAGCGGCTGCTGTGGCTGGCGCTGCCGGCGGCGATCACCGGCGGCATCACCCAGATCAACACGCTGATCGGCACAGCCATTGCCTCGGGCCGCGACGGCGCGGTGCCGTCGCTCAATCTCGCCGATCGCGTCTATCAGCTGCCGCTCGGCGTCGTCGGCGTCGCGGTCGGCGTGGTGCTGCTGCCTGAGCTCGCCCGCGCGCTGCGTGCTGGCCACCTGAAGGACGCGGCCAATCTGCAGAACCGGTCGGTCGAGTTCACGCTTTTCCTGACCTTGCCGGCGGCCGCCGCGCTGATGGTGATCGCCGAGCCGATCGTGCGCGTGCTCTACGAGCGCGGGGCGTTTACGCCGCAGGACACCGCGGTCGTGGCCGAAGTGCTGGCGATCTTCGGCATCGGGCTACCGGCCTTCGTGCTCATCAAGGCCTTCACGCCCGGCTTCTTCGCCCGCGAAGACACGCGCACGCCGATGATCTTCGCGGCGATCTCGGTGGCTTTGAACATCGCTGTCGCGCTGACCCTGTTCCCGTCGATGGGCGCGCCCGGCATCGCGACGGCGTCCGCGATCTCGGGCTGGACGAATGCGGGCCTGCTGTTCGGCACGCTGGTCTGGCGCGGCCACTGGGGCAGCGACCGGCCGCTCCTGCTGCGGCTGCCGCGCATTCTTCTGAGCGCGGGCGTGATGGCCGGCTTCCTCTGGTTTGCCGAGGACTGGCTCGCGGCCTGGCTCACGCACGATGCGCTGTTCGTGAACCAGGCGGCTGCGCTCGGCATGCTCGTTCTCGGCGCGATGGCCATCTACTTCGCCCTCGCCTTTGCATCGGGCGGGGCCGATGCCGGGATGCTGCGGCGGAATGTGAGGCGCGGCGAGCGCTATCCGCAGCCGCCGATCGAGTAG
- the trpS gene encoding tryptophan--tRNA ligase — protein MSFKKLVFSGVQPTGNLHLGNYLGAIRKFVALQEQSDCIYCVVDMHAITMWQEPAELENSTREVTAAFLAAGIDPTKHIVFNQSRVMQHAELAWVFNCVARMGWLNKMTQFKDKAGKDRENASVGLFAYPTLMAADILVYRATHVPVGDDQKQHLELTREIAQKFNHDFSDRIRDLGVGVEMKSGEETVHGFFPITEPVIEGEATRVMSLRDGTKKMSKSDPSDLSRINLTDDAETIAKKIRKAKTDPQPLPSEVEGLKERPDADNLVGIYAALAGKTREQVLGEFGGQQFSVFKPALADLAVDKLAPIASEMRRISADRAYVDSVLRDGGERAGALAEKTMKDVRRIVGLLGD, from the coding sequence ATGTCGTTCAAGAAACTCGTCTTCTCCGGCGTCCAGCCGACCGGAAACCTCCACCTCGGCAACTATCTCGGCGCAATCCGCAAGTTCGTCGCCCTGCAGGAGCAGTCCGACTGCATCTACTGCGTCGTCGACATGCACGCGATCACCATGTGGCAGGAGCCGGCGGAGCTGGAGAACTCGACGCGCGAGGTGACGGCGGCGTTCCTGGCGGCCGGCATCGACCCGACGAAGCACATCGTCTTCAACCAGAGCCGGGTGATGCAGCACGCGGAGCTCGCCTGGGTGTTCAACTGCGTCGCCCGCATGGGCTGGCTGAACAAGATGACCCAGTTCAAGGACAAGGCCGGCAAGGACCGCGAGAACGCCTCGGTGGGCCTGTTCGCCTATCCGACGCTGATGGCGGCCGACATCCTCGTCTACCGCGCCACGCACGTGCCGGTGGGCGACGACCAGAAGCAGCACCTGGAGTTGACGCGCGAGATCGCCCAGAAGTTCAACCACGACTTCTCCGACCGCATCCGCGACCTTGGCGTGGGCGTCGAGATGAAGTCGGGCGAGGAGACGGTGCACGGCTTCTTCCCGATCACCGAGCCGGTGATCGAGGGCGAGGCGACGCGCGTGATGAGCCTGCGCGACGGCACCAAGAAGATGTCGAAGTCGGACCCGTCCGACCTGTCGCGCATCAACCTGACCGACGACGCCGAGACGATCGCCAAGAAGATCCGCAAGGCCAAGACCGATCCGCAACCGCTGCCCTCCGAGGTCGAGGGGCTGAAGGAGCGGCCGGACGCGGACAATCTGGTGGGCATCTATGCCGCGCTCGCCGGGAAGACGCGCGAACAGGTGCTTGGCGAGTTCGGCGGGCAGCAGTTCTCGGTGTTCAAGCCGGCGCTGGCCGATCTCGCCGTGGACAAGCTCGCGCCGATCGCCTCCGAGATGCGGCGCATCTCGGCCGACCGGGCCTATGTCGATTCCGTCCTGCGCGACGGCGGCGAGCGCGCGGGCGCGCTGGCCGAGAAGACGATGAAGGACGTGCGCCGGATCGTCGGCCTGCTGGGCGACTGA
- a CDS encoding universal stress protein, producing MVSKRLIREAGHRRKFLAVIDETPECERAVAYASRRAKTTGGALVLLFVIETAEFQHFLGVEAVMRQEATATAQAALDSAAATVRSRHGIEPELAIREGTKAGEIHKLIEEDQDIAILVLAAGAAKEGPGPLVASIAGKGAAFPIPVTIVPYNLTDEDIDSLA from the coding sequence ATGGTCTCCAAACGCCTGATCCGCGAAGCCGGCCACCGGCGGAAATTCCTCGCGGTGATCGACGAAACGCCCGAATGCGAGCGCGCGGTGGCCTATGCCTCGCGCCGCGCCAAGACGACGGGCGGCGCGCTGGTGCTGCTGTTCGTGATCGAGACGGCCGAATTCCAGCATTTCCTCGGCGTCGAGGCGGTGATGCGGCAGGAGGCCACGGCCACCGCGCAGGCGGCCCTCGACTCGGCGGCGGCCACCGTGAGAAGCCGCCACGGCATCGAGCCGGAACTGGCGATCCGCGAGGGCACCAAGGCGGGCGAGATCCATAAGCTGATCGAGGAAGACCAGGACATCGCCATCCTGGTGCTGGCGGCGGGCGCCGCGAAGGAGGGGCCTGGCCCGCTGGTCGCCTCGATCGCCGGCAAGGGCGCGGCCTTCCCCATCCCGGTCACGATCGTGCCCTATAATCTGACGGATGAGGATATCGACAGTCTCGCCTGA
- a CDS encoding NifU family protein: MFIQTEATPNPATLKFLPGVVVLSDGTADFRDAASASEASPLAAALFSVPGVTGVFFGYDFVTVTKDGPDWQHLKPAILGAIMEHFMAGRPVMNSGSQAAADTAETDGEFYDKADEEIVVTIKELLDTRVRPAVAQDGGDITFRGYENGTVFLNMKGACAGCPSSTATLKHGIQNLLKHFVPEVQQVEQVA, encoded by the coding sequence ATGTTCATCCAGACCGAGGCGACGCCCAACCCGGCCACCCTCAAATTCCTTCCCGGCGTCGTCGTGCTCTCTGACGGAACGGCCGATTTCCGCGACGCCGCGAGCGCGAGCGAAGCCTCGCCGCTGGCCGCCGCGCTGTTTTCCGTGCCGGGCGTGACCGGCGTCTTCTTCGGCTACGACTTCGTCACCGTGACCAAGGACGGCCCCGACTGGCAGCACCTGAAGCCCGCGATCCTCGGCGCGATCATGGAGCATTTCATGGCCGGCCGGCCGGTGATGAACTCCGGCTCGCAGGCGGCCGCCGACACGGCCGAGACGGACGGTGAGTTCTACGACAAGGCCGACGAGGAGATCGTCGTCACCATCAAGGAACTGCTCGACACGCGCGTGCGCCCGGCCGTCGCGCAGGATGGCGGCGACATCACCTTCCGCGGCTACGAGAACGGCACCGTGTTCCTGAACATGAAGGGCGCCTGCGCCGGTTGCCCTTCGTCGACCGCGACGCTGAAGCACGGCATCCAGAACCTGCTCAAGCACTTCGTGCCCGAGGTGCAGCAGGTGGAGCAGGTGGCCTGA
- a CDS encoding L,D-transpeptidase yields the protein MKFRSLLVAGLLAAATAISGCATDGASMFANSYGGKKDAGYQLPAIPLAKLPKEYRRQVVRYDTTEVPGTVIVDTGAKHLYYVMGGGKAVRYGIGVGREGFEWKGTSRVAMKKEWPVWTPPAAMIKRRPDLAKYRGGMGPGLDNALGARAMYLFNKGGDTGYRLHGTPEWWSIGKAMSSGCIRLINQDVIDLYNRVEVGAKVIVK from the coding sequence ATGAAATTCAGATCATTGCTCGTTGCCGGCCTGCTTGCCGCCGCAACCGCCATATCAGGCTGCGCGACCGACGGCGCGTCCATGTTCGCCAATTCCTATGGCGGGAAGAAGGACGCCGGCTACCAGCTCCCCGCTATCCCGCTGGCGAAGCTTCCGAAGGAATACCGTCGCCAGGTGGTGCGCTACGACACGACCGAAGTGCCCGGCACCGTGATCGTCGACACCGGCGCGAAGCACCTCTACTACGTGATGGGCGGTGGCAAGGCGGTGCGCTACGGCATCGGCGTCGGCCGCGAGGGCTTCGAGTGGAAGGGCACCTCGCGCGTCGCCATGAAGAAGGAATGGCCGGTGTGGACGCCGCCGGCGGCCATGATCAAGCGCCGTCCGGACCTCGCCAAGTATCGCGGCGGCATGGGCCCCGGCCTCGACAACGCGCTCGGCGCGCGCGCCATGTATCTCTTCAACAAGGGCGGCGACACGGGCTACCGCCTGCACGGCACGCCCGAATGGTGGTCGATCGGCAAGGCGATGTCGTCGGGCTGCATCCGGCTGATCAACCAGGACGTCATCGATCTCTACAACCGCGTCGAGGTGGGCGCGAAGGTGATCGTCAAGTAG
- the cueR gene encoding Cu(I)-responsive transcriptional regulator, whose product MNIGRAAELSGLPAKTIRYYEDIGLISADRATNGYRDYSQADIHRLSFLHRARALGFSIEDCRQLLDLYRDRNRASHDVREIAKSHVSAIDEKLKELQSMRATLSRLIHACHGDDRPDCPILEDIAGEVRQ is encoded by the coding sequence ATGAATATCGGACGCGCAGCGGAGCTTTCCGGCCTGCCGGCGAAGACCATCCGGTATTACGAAGACATCGGCCTGATCAGCGCCGACCGCGCGACGAACGGCTATCGCGACTATTCGCAGGCCGACATCCACCGGTTGTCCTTCCTGCACCGGGCCCGCGCGCTCGGCTTCTCGATCGAGGACTGCCGCCAGCTCCTCGACCTCTACCGCGACCGCAACCGCGCCAGCCACGATGTGCGCGAGATCGCCAAGTCGCATGTCTCGGCGATCGACGAAAAGCTGAAGGAACTGCAGTCGATGCGTGCGACGCTGAGCCGCCTCATCCACGCCTGCCATGGCGACGACCGGCCGGATTGTCCGATATTGGAGGATATTGCGGGGGAGGTCAGGCAGTAG